The genomic region cttgatgtggaaaaaAAGGCGAGACCATCATCATTCTTCAGTTCAGGGACATTACAGATATTTCAGCACACAACTCATCTCATAATCTCATACCACAATCTTAGAAAAGAACTCGATGGCTGATTCTGTCGGAAGCTGATTCTGGATAATATAATCAAAAGGTAAAAAGAACTGCGCTTCAATGTGGCCAGGCCATGGAAACAATGGAAAAATAAAATTATAAAATTAAGAAAGAAACACTCGTGCTAACACGCCCACTTTTACTAACGGACCGTCGGATCCGAGCTCAAGTTCCCTTGACTCAGATTTGGGTCTTCGGGTTGGAAAAACTTGACTGTCAAATATTTCTCCTAAAATCTTGAGATTATTAAACAAACATTgaaattgaagaaaaaatttagTCGTTTAAGAAACTCCCCATTTCGGGTTCTCATTACAACTCTTTGTTGTGTGACATCGTGTCGTTTAACGTCCTTTTAAACAGTTGGACACCCACTATTGCAGATAAAGCTGTTGAGGAAGATCATCAAAAACCTTACCCAGGGTTGCCCTCCATGTCACAGGAAACCATCGTGCAAGCGATTGACCACACATTGCACAAAATTTATCATAGACATTAGACAAAGTGCATTGTACATTTGTAACTCACTGCTTCATAATTTGAATCATCTACAACTTAGCAACTGTATCTCCACTTTTCTGCCGTGGGCTGAAAGAGTGCGTACGATCGACAAGGGCTAGAGCATATATAATGGTTTACTGTATGATGTCGCCCGTCATTCGCTAAGAGCACATTGCTTTCTCCAGCGTCTCCTGCAGTTCCCCACTCTTGTATGCCTCTGCAAAACATACAGCAGCGTAAGCGTTAGAAAGTCGGTTCATTCAAGCACTGATTTCAAACACAAACAAGTATACAAGAAACATTAACACTAATCATGGGTATAATGGAGAAGCAGtgatactaatccttctcgataacCATAATTTCGATACAAAAAGATCTCACATTTTCGTCAACAAGGTGATCCTTTTGACACCGCAATGTTGTACATTTCTCATCTGTACTTGATAAAACTAAAAAAGTGCTTCCAGTTCATGAGCCTACAACACATACAGTTCATGAGCCTACAATACATAATCTGCTGCTCCTTGACTAGAATGGTGTGGCAGCAATTTAAGCTAAGTGATTGGAATTTTGCACCAGTCCTGGAAATTGGTGTTCCCAAAGGCTGGCATTATTCCATGTCACTGACACTGAAGCATAAATAATAACAATGGATCTGAGCTCGAAGCTGTACTAGGAAGTGTCTGGTCAGAATGTTACTTGAACTTGGAACGGGAGCAGAACAAATGAGATCGCTCATGCTGCAATGTTGGCCGGTTTGATGTTGGCAGCCGCGAAAAGAAGGTTACCAACTTACATTATGATGGTCCTTCCTGATAATGTTGAAATCACAGATGGGATAAACGCATAGTACAGAGGGAATCTTACAGCAAGAAACAAAGCAATATTCCAGGGGGGAAAAAGCAATTTTTCCATCTTAAGAGTTGAGATTTTGTGATTACTATTTCAACTGCTACTAGTACTTCGGAGTTTAGACTTTAGAGCATGGAAAGAAACACTATGAATGATTGAAGTCGCTATATTTGTTTGGGGGATTTGGAGCAAGTCACATCACCAGATGTGATCCGTACTGTCTGACAACCATCACCAGACTTTAACAGTCCCAACAGTCCCAGCACATCCTGGGATGAAATGAACTTACTAGGCGGTTTCGGACTAGAAAAGAAAAAAGTATGCCTATCTGAAGTgctgcaaatagtgggcatgaaacTATTGATGATGGTAATGATGGTGAGCAGGTGGGGGAGCAAGCATCTTTTGTTACTCATAATAAATATGGATTGTTTGTCATCAAGTTAACTTGTAGAAAAGGAACACTGAACCCGTCCTGGAAAACTTGTGGAAGCTACAAAACAGCTTCTTAGTTTACAACAAAACTGTTGATCAGAACTCAGCTAGTCTGAGTATTGATGTACCATGATAATTTCTGATCCAAGAAATTGGCACCATCTAATATGGGAAAACTTGTGGAAGCTACAAAACAGCTTCTTAGTTTACAACAAAGCTGTTGATCAGAACTCAGCTAGTCTGAGTATTGATGTACCATGATAATTTCTGATCCAAGAAATTGGCACCATCTAATATGGGAAAACTTGTGGAAGCTACAAAACAGCTTCTTAGTTTACAACAAAGCTGTTGATCAGAACTCAGCTAGTCTGAGTACTGATGTACCATGATAATTTCTGATCCAAGAAATTGGCACCATCTAATATGGGAAAACTTGTGGAAGCTACAAAACAGCTTCTTAGTTTACAACAAAGCtgttgggttaatttgataaatgccactccaaatttggcgattccgagaaatgccactgcaatttgcaaactttgaaaaatgccatttcatgccatttctttCGAAGTCtgtagtggcgtttttcaaagtttgcaaaaattgcagtggcattcttcaaagtttggaaattgcagtggcatttttatgaatcaccataattggagtggcatttatctaattaaccCCTCTAATATTGGCAAGAGCCATGGCATTCTCAATATATTTTTCTCTCTAAAGTTGACTACAAACTCTACTAGGCAAGTGCCACATCATCATACGTGTCCCCTACTCTCCAAAGTCCCAGCAGTTTGGCTAAGTTAGAGCATGGAACCCTGAGGCAGACTACTGAATAAACCAGTCCATAGACCAAGTGTGACACTAATCTTTCTTGATAATCATAATTTCGATGCAAAAAATCTCACATTTTCTTCAACACCGAATTCAGATGTTCTAGATTATATAAAGGTAGAGATCTGCAAGCTGATCTTTTTCAAGCTAGAATGCCACACATTCATAGCATGGAATGGTCTAATAAAGCTTTCGAGTAGGTGACTCAGCAATGCATAGTCTGCTGCTTGATTGGAATGGCTTACCACAAATTTAAGCCATGTGGCTGGAATTTTGCACCAGTCTGGAAATTGGTGTTCCCAAAGGCTGGCACTATTCCATGTATTTGACACCGAAGCATAAATAAAAATAATGGTTGAGCTTTCATGTATACTAGGAAGTATCCGGCCATGAATGCTAATCGAGCTTGAAACAGGAGCAGAACAAATGAGATCCTCGCCTGCTGCAATGTTGGCCGGTTTGATGTTGGCAACCGCGAAAAGAAGGGTACCAACTTACATTATGATGGTCCTTCCTGATAATGTTGCCGCCATAGATAGATAATGTCATAGCACAGAGGGGGATCTTACAGTAAGAAAGAAAGCAATGCTCCTATTTTGTAGCACAGAGGGGATCTTACAGCAAGAAACAAAGCATTGTTCCCATTTTGAGATTTGAGATTTCGGGCTCTATTTCAATTGCTTCTACTTCAGAGGTTTCGGGCAACGCTGGGAATGATCAAAGTCACGAGACAAAATTACGATTATAGGAAGCCATATTTATTCGCAGGACTTGCAGCAAGCCACATCGCTTCCGTACTGTCTGACACTATCACCAGACTTTAACACTACCACAGTCCAACTCATCCTGGCATGAAATGGACTTGTTATGCAAGATTTCTGCCTAGAAAAGAAAACTTTGCACCTACCCAAGGTGGTGCAAATAGTGGGGATACAACTATTTTTTATTATGATAATGATGGTGAGCATGTCTGGGAGCACACCATGGATTCTAATTAGCAACAGGAATATCCATGCGTCTTTTGTTGCTCATACAGTAAAGATGGATTGTTTGTCATCAAGTTAAGTCATAGGAAAGGAATACTAAACCCATGCTGAAAAACTTCAGGGAGGTACAAAGCTGGTTCTTAGTTTACAACAAAGCTGCTGATCAGAACTCAGCTAGTCTTGATAATTCTGATCCCATAGGTTGGCATAATCAAATTCTGATATTGGCACCAAGCCATGTCAACTCGATCTTTGTTTTCTCTCTAAAGCTAACTGCAGACTATAACTAAGCAAGTGCAACATCACCATGCGTGTTCCTACTCTCCCAAGTCCCAACAGTTTGGCTAAGTTATAGAGCATCGAATCCCTGAGGCATTCCCGCACACATAAGCACTGCATCAGGTAGACTACGGAAGAAAGCAGTGCGGCTACTTCGTCCGTCACATTTCTACACTAATATGGAGATTACAAAGAAACAGAGGGACGAGTGCAATCCAATCCTAGTTTATCTCTTGAATGTGAAGAACCCAACTACTCCTATTTAAAACTGACACTGCCCCAAAACTCTTTCAGTTACAAGAAGCAGCATGAATGTAGTGTGCCTTGAACATGAGCAAATTATATGCCTGAAACAGCTACACAGACATAGAGTTTTCCACATGCCAGATCTACCACTATCGCCCTCAACTGAAAGTATTTCAGGTTAATGACGCATTGCTACGCCCCGATACTAGAGAGAAGAAAATAGGTTCGTCACAGAACAATTCACACCATAACATCAGGCGTGTAGTAGCACAGCAATAATTCTCAAATTTTGAACTCGCCGTCGATGTAGAGCTGCGGGAGAAGGAAAAGGCAGAGGGCTCATATGTATACATACCGAGGGTGATGTCGCATCCGCCGAAGAACTCGCCGTCGATGTAGAGCTGCGGGAAGGTGGGCCAGCTGGAGTAGTCCTTGAGCCCCTGGCGGAGGGCGTCGTTAGCAAGCACGTCGAGCGTCTCGAAGGGCACGTCGAGGGAGCGCAGGATCTGCACCACGGTGTGGGAGAAGCCGCACTGCGGGAAGTCCTTGGTCCCCTTCATGAACAGCACCACCTTGTGCGCCGACACCACCTTGTCCAGCGTCTCCTTCATGCCCGCCGGGGGCCCCTCGGCCGCCGCCAGGCGCCGCACCGACCGGAGCCGCAGGGCCGGGGGAGGAGGGGCCGTCCGGGGGAGCGCCACGGAGAACCGAGCGGGTTGAGGTCGCGCGGAGAGGGGGAGCGGGAGGGCTGCGCCGGCGAGCGCCgtggcggagggggcggcggcggccatcgCGG from Triticum aestivum cultivar Chinese Spring chromosome 4A, IWGSC CS RefSeq v2.1, whole genome shotgun sequence harbors:
- the LOC123087582 gene encoding monothiol glutaredoxin-S7, chloroplastic; the protein is MAAAAPSATALAGAALPLPLSARPQPARFSVALPRTAPPPPALRLRSVRRLAAAEGPPAGMKETLDKVVSAHKVVLFMKGTKDFPQCGFSHTVVQILRSLDVPFETLDVLANDALRQGLKDYSSWPTFPQLYIDGEFFGGCDITLEAYKSGELQETLEKAMCS